A section of the Triticum dicoccoides isolate Atlit2015 ecotype Zavitan chromosome 7A, WEW_v2.0, whole genome shotgun sequence genome encodes:
- the LOC119330602 gene encoding putative F-box protein At1g33530 produces MAEAAGATPLLAGLPDEITVSEILARLPPKPLLRCRAVSPAWRRATSTRDFLLSHHARQPALPLLCSHSDVADGGQSLDVTLFDHRAGVAAADQFQRVARLKTPPLEGGIDGSESFTPLFYPVASCDGLLLLSIECDLCICNPATRQYAPLEQLDGFMTVGLYPHPLTGEYRLLLYHETDQRAIYVFSIGSNQPPRRIGRPDPLAGDGLLFRGSLHWHTGNRIMVFDTATESFRQIRAPVAHEDYGRLFEMDDMLGIFFLNDEKTTVDIWVMQDYQGEVWAFKCRVELPVAEIRDRCQNSSHIEEVMVVNGDGELLVLVGFEDWLFQVDIDGKLIASFHARGLPSYNIVHKQTLVQHTFFPTLEGYVMNDSPFI; encoded by the coding sequence ATGGCGGAGGCCGCAGGAGCGACTCCTCTCCTCGCTGGCCTCCCGGACGAGATCACCGTCTCGGAGATCCTCGCTCGCCTGCCCCCCAAACccctcctccgctgccgcgccgTCAGCCCCGCGTGgcgccgcgccacctccacccGCGATTTCCTCCTGTCCCACCACGCCCGCCAGCCCGCCCTGCCCCTCCTCTGCAGCCACAGCGACGTCGCCGACGGCGGCCAGTCCCTGGACGTCACGCTCTTCGACCACCGTGCAGGAGTCGCCGCCGCCGACCAGTTCCAGCGCGTCGCGCGACTGAAAACACCCCCCTTGGAAGGGGGGATTGACGGGAGTGAAAGTTTCACTCCCCTCTTCTATCCGGTGGCCTCCTgcgacggcctcctcctcctctccatcgagTGTGACCTCTGCATCTGCAACCCGGCGACTCGGCAgtatgctcccctcgagcagctcgATGGCTTCATGACCGTGGGGTTGTACCCTCACCCTCTTACCGGCGAGTACCGGCTGTTGCTGTACCATGAAACAGATCAACGTGCCATCTATGTTTTCTCAATTGGCTCCAACCAGCCGCCGAGGCGCATCGGGCGCCCTGATCCGTTGGCTGGTGACGGGCTTCTGTTCCGTGGTAGCCTGCATTGGCACACTGGCAACCGGATAATGGTGTTCGACACCGCCACTGAGTCGTTCCGGCAGATCCGTGCCCCGGTTGCCCATGAGGACTATGGACGACTGTTTGAGATGGATGACATGCTTGGCATCTTCTTTCTTAATGATGAAAAGACGACTGTTGATATTTGGGTGATGCAGGACTACCAAGGCGAGGTCTGGGCTTTCAAGTGTCGGGTTGAATTGCCGGTTGCCGAGATCAGGGACCGGTGTCAAAATTCTAGCCATATTGAGGAAGTGATGGTTGTTAATGGTGATGGTGAGTTGCTCGTGTTGGTCGGTTTTGAGGACTGGCTGTTTCAGGTTGATATTGATGGCAAGTTGATTGCCAGTTTCCATGCCAGAGGCCTCCCTTCCTATAATATTGTGCACAAGCAAACTCTTGTTCAACATACCTTCTTTCCGACactcgagggttatgttatgaatgattcGCCTTTCATTTGA